In Desulfovibrio oxyclinae DSM 11498, a single genomic region encodes these proteins:
- a CDS encoding NAD(P)/FAD-dependent oxidoreductase: MSELARQYDVVILGSGPGGIQAAIHASRKKASTLLLGRIADSSLFWAHVENYCCMFKVSGEEILRTGREQAQAFGAEFFDEDVLKVEKNGDLIVMETESGEIIEAKSLIIATGTTRNKLGVPGEKELLGKGVSYCADCDAGFFKNEVVVVAGCRSAAAGGAVTLSHHASETHLICNELDVSDKLRLRLVDAGVIMHEGRSIEKIEGEHAVTGVTLDDGEKLDCAGVFIELGAKGVLELAASLGLTMDESMRYVDVDRKQRTNVKGIFAAGDITGPPLQMAKAVGEGCVAGVSAAAHAKQFK, encoded by the coding sequence ATGAGCGAACTCGCCAGACAATACGACGTGGTCATTCTCGGTTCCGGTCCCGGAGGGATCCAGGCCGCAATCCACGCATCCCGCAAGAAAGCATCCACCCTGCTGCTGGGCCGCATCGCCGACAGCAGCCTTTTCTGGGCACACGTGGAAAACTACTGCTGCATGTTCAAGGTCTCGGGCGAGGAAATTCTGCGCACCGGACGCGAACAGGCTCAGGCCTTCGGCGCTGAGTTCTTCGACGAAGACGTCCTGAAAGTCGAAAAGAACGGCGACCTGATCGTCATGGAAACCGAAAGCGGCGAGATCATCGAGGCCAAATCGCTGATCATCGCCACCGGCACCACGCGCAACAAGCTTGGGGTTCCGGGCGAAAAGGAACTGCTCGGAAAGGGCGTGAGCTACTGCGCGGACTGCGACGCAGGCTTTTTCAAGAACGAAGTCGTAGTGGTGGCCGGCTGCCGCAGCGCCGCGGCCGGCGGGGCCGTGACCCTCAGCCATCACGCATCGGAGACCCATCTGATCTGCAACGAGCTTGACGTGAGCGACAAACTGCGGCTGCGGCTCGTGGATGCCGGCGTCATCATGCACGAGGGCCGTTCCATCGAAAAGATCGAAGGCGAACATGCCGTTACGGGCGTGACCCTCGACGATGGCGAAAAGCTCGATTGCGCCGGGGTGTTCATCGAGCTTGGCGCCAAGGGCGTACTCGAACTGGCGGCAAGCCTCGGCCTGACCATGGACGAATCCATGCGTTACGTGGACGTGGACCGCAAGCAGCGCACGAACGTCAAGGGCATCTTCGCTGCCGGGGACATCACCGGTCCCCCGCTGCAGATGGCCAAGGCCGTTGGTGAAGGCTGTGTGGCGGGTGTCTCTGCCGCAGCCCACGCAAAGCAGTTCAAATAG
- a CDS encoding sterol desaturase family protein, with protein sequence MGTEALLRSGSFLAVLLVMLAAETIWPRRAPRKPKFATFANNIGISVLSAGLVRLLFPVLPATTAIVAADRGWGLLNQLQPPYWISFAVSLIVLDLAIYWQHVAFHRIRPLWRIHRMHHADLDIDTSTGVRFHPIEIAASMLLKCALVAMLGAPFAAVVAFEVILNACSLFNHANLRLPLRLDAVLRTLLVTPDMHRVHHSTDMREANRNYGFCVPWWDYLFATYKAQPDDGHDGMTIGLNILRNVRYSRLPGMLSVPFVTKG encoded by the coding sequence ATGGGCACCGAGGCACTGCTCCGGTCCGGATCATTCCTCGCCGTCCTGCTCGTTATGCTGGCGGCGGAAACCATCTGGCCCCGGCGCGCGCCCCGCAAGCCGAAATTTGCCACCTTCGCCAACAACATCGGCATATCGGTCCTGTCCGCCGGGCTGGTGCGCCTGCTGTTCCCGGTCCTTCCGGCCACCACCGCCATCGTTGCCGCCGATCGCGGCTGGGGGCTGCTGAATCAGCTTCAGCCACCATACTGGATATCCTTCGCAGTTTCGTTGATTGTGCTGGATCTCGCCATCTACTGGCAGCACGTGGCCTTTCACCGCATCCGGCCGCTCTGGCGCATACACCGAATGCACCACGCGGACCTCGACATTGATACGAGCACCGGCGTGCGGTTCCATCCCATCGAGATTGCCGCTTCAATGCTTCTGAAATGCGCGCTGGTGGCGATGCTCGGAGCCCCTTTCGCCGCTGTGGTGGCCTTTGAGGTCATTCTCAACGCCTGTTCGCTCTTCAATCACGCCAACCTCAGGCTGCCGCTGCGGCTGGACGCTGTCTTGCGCACGCTTCTGGTGACGCCCGACATGCACCGTGTGCACCACTCCACGGACATGCGCGAAGCAAACCGCAACTACGGTTTCTGCGTGCCGTGGTGGGACTATCTCTTCGCCACCTACAAGGCCCAGCCCGACGATGGCCACGACGGCATGACCATCGGACTGAACATTCTGCGCAACGTCCGCTACTCCCGTCTTCCGGGTATGCTTTCCGTTCCTTTCGTCACAAAGGGCTGA
- a CDS encoding cytochrome c3 family protein translates to MRKRYIPITVIALILLAVSVVGYVTPAETESPPVKILLETKGGNVLFAHQKHLDDYDIACGDCHHTSGSDPNPPRCTDCHPSKFSPEYLEQHSEMQMPRRQCASCHHARADISPFDHQGHIDDYAYDCTDCHHGPEIEDEPQRCANCHGPEGSEKPSLMNAAHERCAQCHEDKLRNGYRKCGYCHTRKVVSPEMITFTPCSDCHRDPVSNSIPARVAAFHERCMGCHERFGAGPYGEDACYQCHINQ, encoded by the coding sequence TTGCGGAAACGCTATATACCGATAACCGTTATCGCCCTGATCCTGCTCGCGGTCTCGGTGGTCGGCTACGTCACTCCGGCGGAGACCGAATCGCCGCCCGTGAAGATCCTTCTTGAGACGAAGGGCGGCAATGTCCTTTTCGCCCATCAGAAGCATCTGGACGATTACGATATCGCTTGCGGCGACTGCCACCACACCAGCGGCAGCGATCCGAATCCCCCGCGCTGCACGGACTGCCACCCTTCCAAATTCAGCCCCGAATACCTTGAACAGCACAGCGAAATGCAGATGCCGCGCCGCCAGTGCGCCAGCTGCCACCATGCCCGGGCGGACATCTCCCCCTTCGACCATCAGGGTCACATAGATGACTACGCTTACGACTGTACCGACTGCCATCACGGCCCGGAAATAGAAGACGAACCGCAACGTTGCGCCAACTGCCACGGGCCAGAGGGTTCGGAAAAGCCTTCGCTCATGAACGCTGCGCACGAGCGTTGCGCCCAGTGCCATGAGGACAAGCTGAGAAACGGCTACCGCAAATGCGGTTACTGCCATACACGAAAGGTCGTTTCTCCGGAGATGATCACCTTCACTCCATGCTCGGACTGCCACAGGGACCCGGTTTCCAACTCGATTCCGGCCCGCGTCGCGGCCTTTCATGAACGATGCATGGGTTGCCATGAACGCTTCGGAGCAGGCCCGTACGGCGAGGACGCCTGCTACCAGTGCCATATCAACCAGTGA
- a CDS encoding 4Fe-4S dicluster domain-containing protein — translation MYRHDFRLGTLEAGPLGTIGVPHQLRIVLECHEPLVNQGDEVAADQRIARSTRSGVGDMHSAYAGKIISVHDESITLETGGKEVSERIHPPDDDSALRDWLATMGMNTAHIYPSRLLIINNVPREPGHDTVFPLMNDQRKALENGLDIIKKVVRPAKTVLAAAKGTRVLAFADSTVHFVPARHPYGMAPMVLLSVTGEETVPGGRPSSACIVSLEDLYIVGRMAESGRPFTHTVCQMGNRTVMVPVGTPAEHLLAEGQTKASEGDRVVFGGLLTGTAVSRLEQGTDKNTSAVHVIPEGLFPPTRDASCVGCGECSRRCPSRIRPDLVSRASEFKLYERCEAYGVFSCIECGICGYFCPVRRPLLQYIRHAKHEINLQKGQCEILEAPA, via the coding sequence ATGTACAGACACGATTTTCGTCTCGGCACACTTGAGGCCGGCCCGCTCGGCACCATCGGAGTACCGCACCAGCTTCGCATAGTGTTGGAGTGCCATGAACCGCTCGTGAATCAGGGTGATGAGGTGGCCGCCGACCAGCGCATCGCCCGTTCCACGCGTTCGGGTGTTGGGGACATGCATTCCGCATATGCGGGGAAAATCATATCAGTGCACGACGAGTCAATTACGCTGGAGACCGGAGGCAAAGAAGTTTCCGAGCGGATTCACCCCCCTGACGATGACTCCGCCTTGCGCGACTGGCTGGCGACGATGGGCATGAATACGGCCCATATCTATCCGTCACGGCTGCTCATAATCAACAACGTCCCCCGGGAACCGGGGCATGATACGGTTTTTCCGCTCATGAACGACCAGCGCAAAGCGCTGGAAAACGGCCTGGACATCATCAAGAAAGTGGTCCGCCCCGCCAAGACGGTCCTCGCGGCGGCCAAGGGAACCCGCGTACTCGCCTTTGCCGACAGCACCGTGCACTTTGTCCCGGCAAGACATCCATACGGTATGGCGCCCATGGTGCTGCTTTCCGTGACGGGAGAAGAAACCGTTCCGGGAGGACGCCCAAGCTCAGCGTGCATTGTTTCGCTCGAAGACCTGTATATCGTGGGCCGCATGGCAGAATCCGGACGTCCGTTCACGCACACCGTCTGTCAAATGGGCAACCGTACCGTGATGGTTCCCGTAGGCACTCCGGCGGAACACCTGCTTGCCGAGGGGCAGACGAAGGCGTCCGAAGGCGACAGAGTCGTGTTCGGCGGCCTGCTCACCGGCACGGCCGTATCACGGCTGGAACAGGGAACCGACAAGAATACCAGTGCGGTGCATGTCATTCCGGAAGGTCTTTTTCCGCCGACGCGCGACGCTTCATGCGTCGGCTGCGGCGAGTGCTCAAGACGGTGCCCCTCACGCATCCGACCGGACCTCGTGAGCCGTGCTTCCGAGTTCAAACTCTACGAGCGTTGCGAAGCGTACGGAGTGTTCTCCTGCATCGAGTGCGGCATCTGCGGCTACTTCTGCCCTGTCAGACGCCCGCTGCTTCAGTACATCCGCCACGCCAAACACGAGATCAACCTTCAGAAGGGACAATGCGAAATACTGGAGGCCCCGGCATGA
- a CDS encoding response regulator yields MNKLGSKAYKAFRHVVVVTDVEVHARRDTETIKNFAPEYVKTFSSGTEAVDYIAQNGVDLILCDSTLTDMQGVKFCQIVRKNTHNPPPVIMVTLENRKDHVLDAIAAGCTGYVLRPYSIATMERYLVLARQLDDYPEIEELELQEAKEMVSRGEFDEAIEAFEELISYQDEAQRYYDMGCNFLVQHKYGKAIVSFKKAVKINDLFGEAYKGLADAYKGKGDDEATKHYLQKAADVYAQFDKLEETKAIFIEILKYDSETPNPYNSLGVRLRRQGDYPGALHAYKQALELTPNDENIYFNMAKAYYFMGHKEDAGKNVAIALKMCNDFPEAAKLFQRVYGKPWTPVIGQLGDPRGISNSAKDV; encoded by the coding sequence ATGAACAAACTCGGCAGCAAGGCATACAAGGCTTTCCGGCACGTCGTCGTGGTGACGGACGTGGAGGTACACGCACGGCGCGACACGGAAACCATCAAGAATTTCGCTCCCGAATACGTCAAGACGTTTTCCTCTGGCACAGAGGCCGTGGACTACATCGCCCAGAACGGCGTGGACCTCATCCTGTGCGACTCCACCCTGACCGACATGCAGGGCGTGAAGTTCTGTCAGATCGTCCGTAAGAATACGCACAACCCGCCCCCGGTGATCATGGTAACGCTGGAAAACCGCAAGGACCACGTGCTCGACGCCATTGCCGCGGGCTGCACAGGGTACGTCTTGCGCCCCTACTCCATCGCCACCATGGAACGCTATCTCGTGCTTGCCAGACAGCTCGACGACTACCCGGAAATCGAGGAACTGGAGCTGCAGGAAGCCAAGGAGATGGTCAGCCGGGGCGAATTCGACGAAGCCATCGAAGCCTTCGAGGAGCTCATATCCTATCAGGACGAGGCCCAGCGGTACTACGACATGGGCTGCAACTTCCTTGTGCAGCACAAGTACGGCAAGGCCATCGTCTCCTTCAAGAAGGCGGTCAAGATCAACGACCTCTTCGGCGAGGCCTACAAGGGGCTGGCCGATGCCTACAAGGGCAAGGGCGACGACGAGGCCACCAAGCACTATCTGCAAAAGGCCGCCGACGTTTACGCCCAGTTCGACAAGCTGGAAGAGACAAAGGCCATCTTCATCGAGATTCTCAAATACGACTCGGAAACCCCGAACCCGTATAACAGCCTCGGCGTACGCCTGCGCCGGCAGGGCGATTATCCCGGTGCCCTGCATGCCTACAAGCAGGCACTGGAGCTGACGCCGAACGACGAAAACATCTACTTCAACATGGCCAAGGCCTATTACTTCATGGGGCACAAGGAGGACGCGGGCAAGAATGTCGCCATCGCCCTCAAGATGTGCAACGACTTCCCGGAAGCGGCCAAGCTTTTCCAAAGGGTTTACGGCAAGCCGTGGACGCCGGTCATCGGCCAGCTCGGGGATCCCCGCGGCATCTCCAACTCCGCAAAGGACGTCTAG
- a CDS encoding PilZ domain-containing protein, with protein MQLAVGDRALFEFPPLGDRFVGVVTESDPESGIVAYVSTPVYAAGRILANAPVIVLFAREGRLLGFRARVEESHYGSGTTVRLLPKGYPEDMDVRSEPRAMCSFPATLTNGKDAHAGFLVDMSTSAARMRLNPDEEIPEVGAHAVLRFRVFGAGDEYEVSCSVYRRFVKEDVPHAVLTFDDPAEDFRRAVAEYIEYQRQAGALNPI; from the coding sequence ATGCAGTTGGCCGTCGGAGACAGGGCCCTGTTCGAATTTCCGCCCTTGGGCGACAGGTTCGTGGGTGTGGTAACCGAAAGCGACCCGGAAAGCGGGATCGTGGCCTATGTTTCGACGCCTGTCTATGCTGCCGGAAGAATTCTCGCCAATGCCCCCGTCATTGTCCTTTTTGCACGTGAGGGACGCCTGTTGGGCTTTCGGGCCCGTGTAGAAGAGTCGCACTACGGTTCCGGAACAACGGTGCGCCTTCTACCCAAAGGATATCCTGAAGACATGGACGTCCGCAGTGAACCGAGGGCCATGTGCTCTTTCCCGGCCACGCTGACGAACGGAAAGGACGCGCACGCCGGGTTTCTCGTGGATATGAGCACCTCGGCGGCACGTATGCGCCTGAATCCTGATGAAGAGATTCCCGAAGTGGGCGCTCATGCCGTGCTTCGCTTCCGGGTCTTCGGTGCCGGGGACGAGTACGAAGTGTCGTGCAGTGTCTACCGGCGCTTTGTAAAGGAGGACGTGCCCCATGCCGTCCTGACGTTCGACGACCCGGCAGAGGACTTCCGCCGGGCCGTCGCCGAGTATATCGAGTATCAGCGCCAGGCAGGCGCCCTCAATCCTATTTGA